The following proteins are encoded in a genomic region of Brachypodium distachyon strain Bd21 chromosome 1, Brachypodium_distachyon_v3.0, whole genome shotgun sequence:
- the LOC100844503 gene encoding membrane steroid-binding protein 1, giving the protein MVAQGIADAVQAYTGLSPAAAVTVLALMLATYLIVSTLFVAPDASASSTPAAPPKAPQQQEQGPETETEPEPFVPPFPDPVQMGQITLEQLRAYDGKDAAKSILIAIRGQVYDVSRGRLFYGPQGPYSLFAGRDASRALALMSFDPNDLTGDLEGLSPDEMEVLQDWEDKFKERYPVVGRLPSEKATVGDQNGAQLDHEGENASA; this is encoded by the exons ATGGTGGCGCAGGGGATCGCGGACGCCGTGCAGGCCTACACGGGCCTCtcgcccgcggccgccgtcacCGTCCTGGCCCTCATGCTCGCCACCTACCTCATCGTCTCCACCCTCTTCGTCGCCCCTGACGCATCCGCTtcctccacgccggcggcgcctcccAAGGCGCctcagcagcaggagcagggaCCGGAGACAGAGACGGAGCCGGAGCCATTCGTGCCACCGTTTCCGGACCCTGTACAGATGGGGCAGATCACGCTTGAGCAGCTCAGGGCCTACGATGGCAAGGACGCCGCAAAGTCGATCCTCATCGCCATCCGCGGCCAGGTCTACGACGTCTCGCGCGGGAG GCTCTTTTATGGACCTCAAGGACCATATTCCTTGTTTGCCGGGAGGGATGCATCTCGGGCCCTGGCATTGATGTCATTTGACCCTAATGACCTGACCGGAGACTTGGAAGGCCTAAGTCCAGATGAGATGGAGGTTTTACAAGATTGGGAAGATAAATTCAAAGAGAGGTACCCTGTGGTGGGCCGTCTTCCTTCTGAAAAGGCAACAGTCGGCGATCAGAACGGTGCCCAGCTTGATCACGAGGGAGAGAACGCTAGTGCTTAA